Proteins co-encoded in one Paracrocinitomix mangrovi genomic window:
- a CDS encoding T9SS type A sorting domain-containing protein yields the protein MRYSLLITMMLCQVLSFGQVLTPERYQNSIFSTQASIDVQYGTAPQWVWPYWNVDLDMDIYQPVGDSNSQRPLIIFAHAGGFINGDKGVDDMVAICDTFTRKGFVTASIGYRKGFDPLDAESAERAVYRAIQDGKAAVRYFKEYADIYGVDTNNIFFGGMSAGGFISLHVAYLDKESERPASTYGGGTVNDLGCLDCAGNNFPHTSKVKAILDFWGGVIDTTIVETGDIPVMMMHGTADPTVPFNTGHPFGLSTLPQTYGALPLKNQCDFVGVEYQYYINDMDIHMMDGSDNGTWNPAPNAFWGDTLLPYTKDFIYELIKPNTTKLSPDTMYFGLNGSGSFEVSSQVNSQYLWYFDTTNVLELQNNGSEVDFKFITPGVYEIKAQEYNNLLAAGDTLTFVAVVDDDAGIAQQENVNLIAYPNPTNGIVTIQSDQTIEHYFLYDLSGKLVQNNSVYQSMLELDLSNLRSGFYFLNCRSEKAQQTIQISKE from the coding sequence ATGCGCTACTCCCTTTTGATCACAATGATGTTGTGTCAAGTCTTGTCCTTTGGGCAAGTATTGACTCCTGAAAGATACCAAAATAGTATTTTTTCAACTCAAGCTTCTATTGACGTACAATATGGCACGGCTCCCCAGTGGGTTTGGCCTTACTGGAATGTTGATTTAGACATGGATATTTATCAGCCTGTTGGTGATTCTAATTCACAAAGACCTTTGATTATTTTTGCACATGCAGGTGGGTTTATTAATGGAGACAAAGGAGTGGATGATATGGTGGCCATTTGTGATACCTTCACACGCAAAGGTTTTGTAACAGCATCTATTGGATATAGAAAAGGGTTTGATCCCTTGGATGCCGAAAGTGCTGAAAGAGCTGTTTATAGAGCTATTCAAGATGGAAAGGCAGCAGTTAGATACTTTAAGGAATATGCAGATATCTACGGTGTAGACACCAATAATATCTTCTTTGGAGGTATGTCAGCAGGAGGATTTATATCCTTACATGTGGCATATCTGGATAAAGAATCTGAAAGACCAGCCAGTACTTATGGTGGAGGAACAGTAAACGATTTAGGCTGCTTAGATTGTGCTGGGAATAATTTTCCGCACACTTCAAAAGTAAAAGCTATTCTTGATTTCTGGGGAGGTGTGATTGATACTACTATTGTAGAGACAGGAGATATTCCTGTGATGATGATGCATGGAACAGCTGATCCTACTGTGCCTTTTAATACGGGCCATCCTTTTGGATTGTCTACTTTACCTCAAACATATGGAGCCTTGCCTCTTAAAAATCAATGCGATTTTGTAGGTGTTGAATACCAATACTATATCAATGATATGGACATTCACATGATGGACGGATCAGATAATGGAACATGGAATCCTGCTCCTAATGCTTTTTGGGGTGATACGCTTTTGCCTTACACAAAGGATTTTATTTATGAATTAATAAAACCTAATACAACCAAATTAAGTCCTGATACAATGTATTTTGGGTTGAATGGAAGCGGCAGTTTTGAAGTAAGTAGTCAAGTAAACTCTCAATATCTATGGTATTTTGATACAACCAATGTATTGGAGTTGCAAAACAACGGTTCAGAAGTTGATTTTAAGTTCATCACTCCTGGTGTATATGAAATTAAAGCGCAAGAGTACAATAATCTGTTAGCAGCAGGAGATACCTTGACTTTTGTAGCTGTAGTTGATGATGATGCCGGAATAGCTCAACAAGAAAATGTGAATTTGATAGCCTATCCAAATCCAACCAATGGAATTGTTACCATACAATCTGATCAAACAATTGAACATTATTTTTTATATGATTTGAGTGGGAAATTAGTTCAAAATAACTCGGTTTATCAATCAATGCTTGAATTGGATTTGTCCAATTTACGGTCAGGTTTTTACTTTCTTAATTGTCGATCAGAAAAGGCACAACAAACTATCCAAATCTCTAAAGAATAG